One window of Papaver somniferum cultivar HN1 chromosome 9, ASM357369v1, whole genome shotgun sequence genomic DNA carries:
- the LOC113313131 gene encoding B3 domain-containing transcription factor VRN1-like, whose product MEIPQKVLRKIGRTLSDIVALKSANGRLWNVELKRSGGKVWFYKGWKEFTEHLSLRDGYVLGISYNGNSHFDVRITNFMDDSGNQGDSNPKKRCRLSKREEDDDVILLDSPPSRTLVESKTNEERTQLSVPPGLDTPCNSTKIRVQRLWFRLKPGHPV is encoded by the exons ATG GAGATTCCCCAAAAGGTACTAAGAAAAATAGGAAGGACATTATCTGATATTGTCGCTCTGAAAAGCGCTAATGGTAGACTTTGGAATGTGGAATTAAAGAGATCTGGAGGCAAGGTTTGGTTTTACAAAGGTTGGAAGGAATTCACGGAACATCTCTCTTTAAGGGATGGTTATGTTTTGGGAATCAGTTACAATGGGAATTCACATTTCGATGTGCGTATTACCAACTTCATGGATGATTCGGGAAACCAAGGAGATTCTAATCCTAAGAAAAGGTGCCGGTTGAGCAAAAGGGAAGAAGATGATGACGTGATACTGTTGGACTCACCACCATCTCGAACTCTTGTTGAAAGTAAGACAAATGAGGAAAGAACACAGTTGTCAGTTCCTCCTGGTCTTGATACCCCCTGCAACTCAACAAAAATAAGGGTACAACGTCTTTGGTTTCGGCTGAAACCAGGTCACCCTGTGTAG